A genomic segment from Deltaproteobacteria bacterium encodes:
- the pilQ gene encoding type IV pilus secretin PilQ — PAEVVEGAFKKEETVEEAAASGEPVPAPRVDTGPVVAGFGPGVESVVSVPPRPTAGPGSEAAATEAEGVPAEKAVSAREAVPVREAVSAKEAAPVAAAESPPPAPSAGFGPAEVVEGAFKKEETVEEAAASGEPVPAPRVDTGPVVAGFGPGVESVVSIPPRPTAGPGSAAAATEAEAVPAKKAVPVREAVSAKEAAPAAAAAPAPKPAAPPAASKAASFEDKTMAVKDVRFERLRDTARVVVEGSRRPRYRVTESLGGRKITVDFDGAVIPKALERTLDATKLGTPVLKISSYQAMTEPEKRVRLLIFVRQKVPYDILEDRGNLYIDFPLAGPPVEEAAAGVKTPVGEGAPSAEAAEAAEAGGAGGDAEGAERRYTGRRIDIDMVDANISDVLKLLAEVSNLNIITGDDVVGTITLRLKNVPWDQAFDIILRTKNLDKVQEGNIIWVAPADKIKQEKAAALEAKQAEEKLEELKIHLIPVNYATASDLLSQVREVMSERGTVTSEDRTNTLIIKDIQKSIDAARELVARLDTPIPQVLIEARIVEASTSFARDLGVQWGIDYKNLTDSVLTHSFGTTATTGLTTQNYAVSLPATGTAGSLGGIGLTIGKLAKNPLLLDLSLSAGEQSGLLKTISRPRITTLDNREAVIEQGEEIPFETTSATGTATTFKKANLSLTVTPHITPDGSVLMKIKATRNSLGTFRTQSGEPSINTKEASTEVLVRDGETTVIGGIIISDSSRTTKGIPFMKDIPLLGWLFKSKSVSDSQSELLIFITPKIVKSHGS, encoded by the coding sequence CCCGCCGAAGTGGTGGAGGGGGCCTTCAAGAAAGAGGAGACGGTCGAGGAGGCGGCCGCTTCCGGGGAGCCGGTCCCGGCTCCTCGGGTCGATACCGGCCCCGTGGTCGCCGGCTTCGGTCCCGGTGTGGAGTCGGTTGTGAGCGTACCGCCGAGGCCGACGGCCGGTCCCGGCTCCGAGGCCGCCGCCACGGAGGCCGAGGGCGTTCCGGCCGAGAAGGCCGTCTCGGCCAGGGAGGCCGTCCCGGTCAGGGAGGCCGTCTCTGCCAAGGAGGCCGCTCCTGTGGCCGCTGCCGAATCTCCGCCGCCGGCCCCCAGTGCCGGCTTCGGTCCCGCCGAAGTGGTGGAGGGGGCCTTCAAGAAAGAGGAGACGGTCGAGGAGGCGGCCGCTTCCGGGGAGCCGGTCCCGGCTCCTCGGGTCGATACCGGCCCCGTGGTCGCCGGCTTCGGTCCCGGTGTGGAGTCGGTTGTGAGCATACCGCCGAGGCCGACGGCCGGTCCCGGCTCCGCGGCCGCCGCCACGGAGGCCGAGGCCGTTCCGGCCAAGAAGGCCGTCCCGGTCAGGGAGGCCGTCTCGGCCAAGGAGGCCGCGCCTGCGGCCGCTGCCGCGCCTGCGCCCAAACCGGCCGCACCGCCGGCGGCTTCGAAGGCCGCGTCCTTCGAGGACAAGACCATGGCCGTCAAGGACGTGCGTTTCGAGAGGCTTCGGGACACGGCGAGGGTGGTCGTTGAAGGGTCGCGCAGACCCCGTTACAGGGTCACCGAGAGCCTCGGCGGCCGAAAGATAACCGTCGATTTCGACGGCGCCGTCATACCCAAGGCCCTGGAAAGGACGCTGGACGCCACGAAGCTCGGCACGCCGGTGCTCAAGATAAGCTCCTACCAGGCCATGACCGAGCCCGAAAAGCGGGTCCGCCTCCTCATATTCGTAAGGCAGAAGGTCCCCTACGACATACTGGAGGACCGCGGAAACCTCTACATCGATTTTCCGCTCGCCGGACCTCCCGTTGAAGAGGCGGCGGCCGGGGTGAAGACCCCTGTCGGAGAGGGCGCGCCTTCCGCCGAGGCCGCCGAGGCCGCCGAGGCCGGGGGGGCCGGGGGGGACGCCGAAGGCGCCGAGCGCAGGTACACGGGCCGCAGGATCGACATCGACATGGTGGACGCCAACATCTCGGACGTGCTCAAGCTCCTCGCCGAGGTGAGCAACCTCAATATCATAACGGGCGACGACGTGGTGGGCACCATAACGCTCCGGCTCAAGAACGTCCCCTGGGACCAGGCCTTCGACATCATACTGCGCACAAAGAACCTCGACAAGGTCCAGGAGGGCAACATCATATGGGTCGCTCCGGCCGACAAGATAAAGCAGGAGAAGGCCGCGGCCCTCGAGGCGAAGCAGGCCGAGGAGAAACTCGAGGAGCTCAAGATCCACCTCATACCGGTGAACTACGCCACGGCCTCGGACCTCCTCTCCCAGGTCCGGGAGGTGATGAGCGAGCGCGGCACGGTCACGAGCGAGGACCGCACCAATACGCTCATCATCAAGGACATACAGAAGAGCATAGACGCGGCCAGGGAGCTTGTGGCAAGGCTCGACACCCCCATACCGCAGGTCCTCATTGAGGCGAGGATAGTGGAGGCGTCGACGAGCTTCGCCCGCGACCTCGGCGTCCAGTGGGGCATCGACTACAAGAACCTGACCGACTCGGTGCTGACCCACTCCTTCGGCACCACGGCCACCACGGGACTCACAACACAGAACTACGCGGTGAGCCTCCCGGCCACCGGTACGGCCGGCTCGCTCGGGGGCATAGGGCTCACCATAGGAAAGCTCGCCAAGAATCCCCTGCTCCTGGACCTGAGCCTCTCGGCCGGCGAACAGTCGGGACTTCTCAAGACCATATCGCGTCCCCGCATAACGACTCTCGACAACCGCGAGGCCGTCATAGAGCAGGGCGAGGAGATACCCTTCGAGACGACGTCGGCCACGGGCACGGCCACGACCTTCAAGAAGGCGAACCTGAGCCTTACGGTGACGCCCCATATAACCCCCGACGGCAGCGTGCTCATGAAGATAAAGGCCACCCGCAACTCGCTGGGCACCTTCAGGACCCAGTCGGGCGAGCCGAGCATAAACACGAAGGAGGCCTCCACCGAGGTGCTCGTGCGCGACGGCGAGACTACGGTCATCGGCGGCATAATCATCTCCGACTCTTCGAGGACGACCAAGGGGATACCTTTCATGAAGGATATCCCGCTGCTTGGCTGGCTCTTCAAGAGCAAGTCCGTGTCGGACTCCCAGTCGGAGCTGCTCATATTCATCACGCCCAAGATAGTCAAGTCCCATGGCTCGTAG
- a CDS encoding chorismate synthase, with protein MLRYLTAGESHGKGLTAVVEGMPSGLSLSEESVNADLARRQVGYGRGGRMAIEKDRVEITAGVRHGVTLGSPIAMTVRNRDWENWRVAMAVGGVGDADEEQLRRVTRPRPGHADLAGAMKYATADVRNILERSSARETAARVAVGAAAKALVRRFGMDVVSWVVEIGGVRWEARRARSPHALYRAAERSDVRCPDRAVSALMRRRIDEAREAGDSLGGAFEVVVTGVPPGLGSHVHWDRRLDGRLAQALMSVQATKAVEVGMGFAVSSTPGSKVHDEIFFSARRAGRGDGYWPVGRGYYRRTNNAGGIEGGMTNGEPIVLRAAMKPIPTLYRPLRSVDMATKRPFKASIERSDTCAVAAAAVVAEAAAAFTVACAFLEKFGGDSVEEIDYNYRGYLDRIVRDFS; from the coding sequence GTGCTCAGGTATCTGACAGCCGGAGAGTCGCACGGGAAGGGTCTTACAGCCGTCGTCGAGGGCATGCCCTCGGGGCTTTCCCTGAGCGAGGAGTCCGTGAACGCGGACCTTGCGCGCCGCCAGGTCGGCTACGGCCGGGGCGGGCGCATGGCCATAGAGAAGGACAGGGTGGAGATAACGGCCGGCGTGCGTCACGGTGTCACCCTGGGCTCGCCCATAGCCATGACGGTGAGAAACCGCGACTGGGAGAACTGGCGGGTCGCCATGGCCGTGGGCGGCGTCGGGGACGCCGACGAAGAGCAGCTTCGCCGCGTGACCCGTCCGAGACCGGGGCACGCCGACCTCGCCGGGGCCATGAAGTACGCCACCGCAGACGTGCGCAACATACTGGAGCGCTCCAGCGCCCGCGAGACGGCGGCGAGGGTGGCCGTGGGAGCCGCGGCCAAGGCCCTTGTGCGCCGCTTCGGCATGGACGTGGTGAGCTGGGTCGTGGAGATAGGGGGGGTGCGCTGGGAGGCGCGGAGGGCGAGGAGTCCCCACGCACTCTACAGGGCCGCCGAAAGAAGCGACGTGCGCTGCCCGGACAGGGCGGTGTCGGCGCTCATGCGCCGCCGCATAGACGAGGCCAGGGAGGCGGGCGACAGCCTCGGCGGCGCCTTCGAGGTGGTCGTAACGGGCGTGCCGCCGGGGCTCGGAAGCCACGTCCACTGGGACCGCAGGCTCGACGGAAGGCTCGCCCAGGCCCTCATGAGCGTGCAGGCCACGAAGGCCGTGGAGGTGGGCATGGGCTTTGCCGTGAGCTCCACGCCGGGCTCGAAGGTCCACGACGAGATATTCTTCTCGGCCCGCAGGGCCGGGCGCGGCGACGGCTACTGGCCCGTGGGCCGCGGCTACTACCGCAGGACCAACAACGCCGGCGGCATCGAGGGCGGCATGACAAACGGCGAGCCCATCGTGCTGAGGGCCGCCATGAAGCCCATACCCACGCTCTACAGGCCGCTTCGCTCCGTCGATATGGCGACGAAGCGCCCCTTCAAGGCGAGCATCGAGCGAAGCGACACCTGCGCCGTCGCCGCGGCGGCCGTGGTGGCCGAGGCGGCCGCCGC